A window of Malania oleifera isolate guangnan ecotype guangnan chromosome 5, ASM2987363v1, whole genome shotgun sequence contains these coding sequences:
- the LOC131155683 gene encoding zinc finger CCCH domain-containing protein 1 codes for MADSGGHQFSERANSEDHQHSEPVCNFFRKPIKSKNIRKRTFNEDEDEDSKTESSVVHNLKKPTRPDNVLHFSTGPSKFSMPTASNVESQKSIFQFESSKEIQVQHDSKATATLETETEFSKDARAIRERVLKQAEEALKGKNTSSGGEKLYKGVHGYTDYKAGFRREQTVSGEKAGGSHGPLRASAHIRVSARFDYQPDICKDYKETGYCGYGDACKFMHDRGDYKPGWQLEKEWEEAEKARKRNLALGGDDIGEGGDDQSEEDEDASLPFACFICRQPFVDPVVTKCKHYFCEHCALKHHSRNKKCFVCNQPTLGIFNTAHEIRKKMAAERK; via the exons TTTGCAACTTTTTTAGAAAGCCAATAAAGAGCAAGAACATTCGAAAAAGAACATttaatgaagatgaagatgaagattcAAAAACTGAGTCCTCAGTTGTGCATAATTTGAAAAAACCCACTAGGCCTGATAATGTGCTACACTTTTCAACTGGACCCTCCAAGTTCTCAATGCCCACAGCATCAAATGTAGAATCTCAGAAGTCAATCTTTCAGTTTGAATCATCCAAAGAGATTCAGGTTCAACATGATAGCAAAGCAACAGCAACTCTAGAAACTGAGACTGAGTTTTCAAAAGATGCTCGGGCAATCCGAGAAAGAGTTCTTAAGCAAGCAGAAGAGGCTTTGAAGGGAAAGAACACTAGCTCTGGAGGTGAAAAATTGTATAAAGGTGTTCATGGGTATACTGATTACAAGGCCGGGTTTCGAAGAGAACAAACAGTTTCTGGTGAGAAAGCTGGGGGGTCACATGGGCCTCTTAGGGCTTCTGCTCACATCAGAGTTTCAGCAAGGTTTGATTATCAACCAGACATTTGTAAGGATTACAAAGAGACTGGTTACTGTGGGTATGGAGATGCGTGCAAATTTATGCATGATCGAGGGGATTATAAGCCTGGTTGGCAATTGGAGAAGGAATGGGAGGAAGCAGAGAAGGCAAGGAAGAGAAATTTGGCTTTGGGAGGGGATGACATTGGTGAGGGTGGAGATGACCAGAGTGAGGAAGATGAGGATGCTTCACTGCCCTTTGCATGTTTCATTTGCAGGCAGCCATTTGTAGATCCTGTCGTAACAAAGTGCAAGCACTACTTCTGTGAGCATTGCGCATTGAAG CACCACTCGAGAAACAAAAAGTGCTTTGTTTGCAACCAGCCTACCCTTGGCATATTCAACACAGCTCATGAGATTCGCAAAAAGATGGCTGCAGAGAGAAAGTAA